In Ogataea parapolymorpha DL-1 chromosome I, whole genome shotgun sequence, the following are encoded in one genomic region:
- a CDS encoding Protein kinase of the PAK/Ste20 kinase family: MSDTTSQFKKLEVIGRGKFGTVYKGLRLDTKELVAIKILNLDTPEEEVKDVQQEIQFLSQLKSVPNVTRYYGSYLHGHKLWIIMDYCAGGSVRTLLRPGPLEERYISVIVREVLLALQFIHQHGVIHRDIKAANILIQKDGKVQLCDFGVAGQLTTSAMKRTTMVGTPYWMAPEVIMEGADYNEKADIWSLGITIYEMATGNPPYSDKDAMRAMQLLTQHEPPRLEGRQFSANLKDQVAICLEEKPELRPSAEELQKSKLVKAYRAVPTASLKEVISRYLLWRDSRPSRESVYYEDAESISEESEVKWDFNSLKSAEYMIENEISEENVPPVEAPSPYSFVPQDTDDYTINPTFRLGTMQTTMQTTMRVATQSTAATTLRNTAKSAAATSTTAPKSLLKLFEQDESDETPSSPAAEVSAVPNVPIEIPSLDTLPETAAQEKRQRAPTVSRQESPSTPAQAEEPAVRRIGASSTGLSSLGNRTPSPQRLKEAGLVPSPQRLPHMKPLPSSASQQPLLQPINSKIPSQTVPPGPQTAPALSNNEYQEMKPEPASLSRARSQMRLQMPVPMLHSQLMDDKTAAASPDTLNQFGVNINLASTAPLAMTPVTEKGNMELGATPERDAAESARPQGYFEERARDTEEHEKVSLASRMDGLALEVAPGVLESGDKDVLVDSFVGLVGKFGGVLEAIIAELSEAN; encoded by the coding sequence ATGTCCGACACCACCTCGCAGTTCAAGAAGCTAGAGGTCATAGGGCGCGGCAAGTTTGGCACCGTCTACAAGGGTTTACGGCTCGACACCAAGGAGCTCGTTGCaatcaagatcctcaatCTCGACACGcctgaggaggaggtgaAGGATGTGCAACAAGAGATCCAGTTCCTGTCGCAGCTCAAGTCTGTGCCCAATGTGACGCGATACTACGGCTCGTATTTGCACGGGCACAAGCTGTGGATCATTATGGACTACTGTGCGGGTGGATCGGTGCGGACTTTACTTCGTCCGGGGCCTCTGGAGGAGAGATATATCAGTGTCATTGTGCGAGAAGTGTTGCTTGCGCTGCAGTTCATCCATCAACACGGCGTAATCCACAGAGACATCAAGGCGGCCAATATTTTGATCCAGAAGGATGGTAAGGTGCAGCTGTGCGACTTTGGAGTCGCTGGCCAGCTAACCACCTCGGCGATGAAAAGAACGACTATGGTCGGAACGCCGTACTGGATGGCGCCGGAGGTGATCATGGAGGGTGCCGACTACAACGAGAAGGCAGATATATGGTCTTTGGGAATCACGATCTACGAAATGGCGACGGGAAACCCGCCATATAGCGACAAGGACGCGATGCGTGCGATGCAACTGCTGACACAGCACGAGCCGCCGAGACTCGAGGGAAGACAGTTCTCGGCGAATTTGAAGGACCAGGTGGCAATCTGTTTGGAAGAAAAGCCGGAACTGAGGCCATCGGCCGAGGAATTGCAGAAATCAAAGCTGGTTAAGGCGTACAGGGCGGTGCCGACCGCGTCGCTTAAGGAGGTGATCAGCAGGTACCTACTGTGGCGCGACTCTCGGCCCTCGCGCGAGTCGGTCTATTACGAGGATGCTGAGAGCATCAGCGAGGAGAGTGAAGTCAAATGGGACTTTAATTCGTTAAAAAGCGCAGAGTACATGATAGAGAACGAGATCAGTGAGGAAAATGTGCCGCCGGTCGAGGCCCCGTCGCCGTACTCGTTCGTGCCACAGGACACAGACGACTACACGATCAACCCGACGTTCCGACTAGGAACGATGCAAACGACAATGCAGACGACGATGCGTGTTGCGACGCAGTCGACGGCGGCAACAACGCTGCGAAACACAGCAAAGTCGGCCGCTGCGACCAGCACCACCGCCCCAAAatcgctgctcaagctgtttgagcaggaCGAGTCCGACGAGACACCATCGTCGCCGGCCGCAGAGGTGTCTGCGGTCCCCAATGTGCCTATAGAGATCCCTAGTCTGGACACGCTTCCAGAGACGGCTGCACAGGAAAAGCGGCAGAGAGCGCCGACCGTGTCGCGTCAGGAGTCGCCGTCAACCCCCGCGCAGGCTGAGGAGCCTGCCGTTCGGCGCATAGGAGCTTCCAGCACGGGACTATCGAGTCTGGGCAACAGGACGCCGTCGCCACAGCGGCTGAAGGAGGCTGGCCTGGTGCCGTCGCCGCAACGGCTGCCACATATGAAGCCGCTTCCCTCGTCGGCGTCGCAGCAGCCACTGCTGCAGCCAATCAACAGTAAGATACCGTCGCAGACTGTTCCTCCTGGCCCTCAGACAGCTCCCGCGCTGAGCAACAACGAGTACCAGGAGATGAAGCCCGAGCCGGCGTCGCTGTCGCGCGCGCGCTCGCAGATGCGGCTCCAGATGCCTGTGCCGATGTTGCACTCACAGCTGATGGACGACAAGACGGCGGCAGCGTCGCCAGACACGCTGAACCAGTTTGGTGTGAATATCAACCTCGCTTCGACGGCGCCGCTGGCGATGACTCCGGTCACCGAGAAGGGTAACATGGAGCTGGGGGCCACCCCGGAAAGAGACGCGGCAGAATCTGCGCGGCCGCAGGGGTATTTCGAGGAGCGGGCCAGAGACACAGAGGAGCACGAAAAAGTGAGTTTGGCGAGCAGGATGGACGGTCTTGCGTTGGAAGTGGCGCCTGGTGTGCTGGAGTCGGGCGACAAAGACGTGTTGGTAGACAGTTTTGTCGGGCTGGTCGGCAAGTTTGGCGGTGTGTTGGAGGCCATCATTGCCGAGCTGAGCGAGGCGAATTGA
- a CDS encoding rRNA methylase, putative, group 3 — protein MRVSNVRLFGASLRSLNGPVAPFKSDKAHNKGAVTFDRNFPVHRRVKAWERDREDKESWFKRKHAHHHAKQKKREPQRDEKPEFTRSQALRKTISQLKLNPLVEYLYGTNPVLAALKAQQRESFGTLYLHNPKSTPKLAEILALARELELPVKSEYGKHDLNLMTNNGVHNGIVVETKPIEVEQLRCLAASEIGKFTVTKEHVGATESSVSSTAAERYPLALYIDEISDPHNMGAILRSAYFLGVDCIVVSERNCAPLSPVVSKTSSGALEFLPIYSSQKPLRFFEESRSNGWTIISSVAPSESGRMGSKQIDADTLKGQLQNGPCMLVVGSEGQGIRTSLLQRSDFLVSVNSGRADLDESVDSLNASVATALLLSKF, from the coding sequence atGAGAGTGTCGAATGTCCGATTATTTGGCGCGAGTTTGAGGTCGCTAAACGGCCCTGTTGCTCCTTTTAAGTCTGATAAGGCCCACAACAAAGGGGCCGTTACATTTGATCGAAATTTCCCCGTGCACAGAAGGGTGAAGGCGTGGGAAAGAGACAGAGAGGACAAAGAATCGTGGTTCAAGCGCAAGCATGCCCATCACCACGcgaagcagaaaaagcgcGAGCCCCAAAGGGACGAAAAACCCGAGTTCACGCGTTCGCAGGCCCTCAGAAAGACGATCTCGCAACTGAAGCTGAACCCGCTGGTGGAGTACCTGTACGGCACTAATCCTGTTCTTGCCGCCCTTAAAGCGCAGCAGCGCGAGAGTTTTGGTACTCTGTATCTCCACAACCCCAAGTCCACTCCTAAGCTGGCAGAGATCTTGGCGCTGGCCCGCGAACTGGAGCTTCCGGTGAAAAGCGAGTACGGGAAGCATGATTTGAATCTCATGACAAATAATGGCGTCCACAACGGGATCGTCGTTGAAACCAAGCCAATCGAAGTGGAGCAGCTACGTTGTTTGGCGGCCAGCGAAATTGGAAAATTCACAGTCACCAAAGAACACGTGGGAGCGACCGAGAGTAGCGTTTCGTCCACTGCTGCCGAACGATACCCGTTGGCACTGTACATTGACGAAATATCTGACCCGCACAACATGGGCGCGATTCTCAGATCTGCCTATTTTCTGGGGGTGGACTGCATTGTCGTCTCGGAGCGCAACTGTGCTCCGTTGTCGCCTGTGGTGTCGAAAACCTCGTCTGGAGCTCTTGAATTCCTGCCGATCTACTCGTCCCAAAAACCGCTCCGATTTTTCGAGGAGTCGCGCTCCAACGGGTGGACTATCATCTCCTCTGTGGCACCAAGCGAATCCGGCCGGATGGGCAGCAAACAGATCGACGCCGACACTTTGAAAGGACAGCTACAGAACGGGCCTTGCATGCTGGTTGTCGGGTCTGAAGGCCAGGGTATCAGGACGTCGCTATTGCAACGCAGCGATTTTCTGGTGTCTGTGAACAGTGGCAGAGCAGATTTGGACGAATCTGTGGATTCGCTGAATGCCAGCGTCGCCACGGCACTGTTGCTCTCGAAATTTTAA
- a CDS encoding Boron transporter 1, which produces MSQFVPGRGIYTDIKTRLIPYYASDITDGFTYRVIPAAVYIFFTNLLPAMAFAQDMYDHANRSYGTNEVLLSSAMAGIIFGLFSGTPLCIVGVTGPISIFNYTVYNLMEPRGTPYFQFMCWICLWSMVLHFMVAITNSVNFMRYVTKYSCISFGLFINIVYIQKGIQILTHQFAIRDDSSGFASIVVALVMALFGLAAHFFGTKSHYVHPLFRKFVKDYGTPLSVVFFTGFIHFGGRLKYVDFARLPITRSFRPTSPDRPESWYIPFWQDISVGDVFLALPFGILLTILFYFDHNVSSLMCQSDEFPLKKPSSFHYDFMLLGITTGISGILGIPAPNGLIPQAPLHTEALCVHEHDYATGKDRVVRVVEQRLSNIIQGLLTLVLMTRPFLVVLGQIPQAVLAGLFFIMAIGALNENEVVQKLRFLFTDPASRENMGFPRHYFLLQRKWFLIFLALQLAAFGFEFGITCTKGAIGFPGVLMFFMILAIYFPTFIPQDQLRMLDSQAADDLILKSLKFEKNE; this is translated from the coding sequence ATGAGCCAATTTGTGCCCGGTCGTGGCATATATACGGATATCAAAACACGACTTATTCCGTACTATGCCTCAGACATCACAGATGGCTTCACATACCGCGTCATACCGGCCGCAGTGTACATCTTTTTCACCAATCTTTTACCAGCCATGGCCTTCGCACAGGACATGTATGACCACGCAAATAGGTCGTACGGCACcaacgaggtgctgctTTCCTCTGCAATGGCTGGCATAATTTTTGGCCTTTTTTCAGGCACTCCTCTGTGCATTGTTGGAGTGACTGGCCCGATATCCATCTTCAACTACACAGTCTACAACCTGATGGAGCCTCGAGGGACGCCTTATTTCCAATTCATGTGCTGGATCTGTCTGTGGAGCATGGTTTTGCATTTCATGGTGGCCATCACCAACAGTGTCAATTTCATGCGCTATGTCACCAAATACAGCTGTATCTCTTTCGGTCTGTTTATTAATATCGTCTATATCCAGAAAGGAATCCAGATCCTGACACACCAATTCGCAATCAGAGACGATTCGAGCGGTTTCGCGTCGATAGTCGTGGCTCTCGTGATGGCCTTGTTTGGCCTTGCTGCACACTTTTTTGGCACTAAGTCGCACTACGTTCACCCGCTTTTCCGCAAGTTTGTGAAAGACTACGGTACCCCACTCAGCGTAGTGTTTTTCACAGGATTTatccattttggaggccgTCTAAAATACGTCGATTTCGCCAGGCTGCCAATCACTCGCTCGTTTCGTCCTACGTCGCCAGACCGGCCTGAAAGTTGGTACATTCCCTTCTGGCAAGATATATCCGTTGGCGATGTGTTTCTGGCACTGCCTTTTGGCATTTTGCTTACCATATTGTTCTACTTCGATCATAAtgtttcttctttgatGTGTCAATCAGACGAATTTCCATTGAAAAAACCAAGCTCATTCCACTACGACTTTATGTTGCTGGGGATCACCACAGGAATTTCTGGAATCTTAGGAATACCGGCCCCGAACGGCCTCATTCCTCAGGCTCCCTTGCACACAGAGGCGCTCTGTGTCCATGAGCACGATTATGCTACCGGTAAAGACAGGGTGGTTCGAGTGGTCGAACAACGGCTCAGCAATATAATACAGGGACTGCTGACACTGGTATTGATGACTAGACCCTTTCTGGTGGTTTTAGGCCAGATCCCCCAGGCAGTTCTCGCCGGATTGTTCTTCATCATGGCGATTGGAGCCTTGAATGAGAATGAGGTTGTGCAAAAACTCCGGTTTCTTTTCACAGATCCTGCCTCAAGGGAAAACATGGGTTTTCCCCGCCACTactttctgctccagcGGAAATGGTTTCTCATTTTTCTGGCTTTGCAACTGGCAGCTTTTGGCTTCGAGTTCGGTATCACGTGCACAAAGGGCGCTATAGGGTTTCCTGGCGTCCTAATGTTCTTCATGATTCTGGCAATCTACTTTCCGACCTTTATTCCGCAGGACCAGCTGAGAATGCTTGATTCGCAGGCTGCGGACGACCtaattttgaaaagcctTAAATTCGAGAAAAATGAATAG
- a CDS encoding Protein of the endoplasmic reticulum, required for GPI-phospholipase A2 activity yields the protein MIILIYLLLLSPVRASLGDDLPEFQTCVKKCDILTCNGISKYSDVSEKELLRWKSQQQKYHMFQELPLSWDLRLIGWDCFPNCDYQCQRIVTKDRQSKNLEVYQFHGKWPFVRVFGIQEFFSTIFSIGNWFPHYWGAKMIWNQCGKEMRAGNTHFVKLYTAYMVVAVVAMCAWFFSTLFHLRDTWNRERLDYFFAGATVLSGFYAIVVRVFKLYLPKNDLKRQVLAAGTLLAYFLHVGRLLSDWSYTYNMQANVACGLLQNVLWIYHSINCFNRSRRSVSLRSDLLNKEINWTLTPLVLVVSVSAGMSFELFDFPPLFDLLDAHALWHFATIWPALYWYSYMIKDVEEGLKDRKYE from the coding sequence aTGATAATTCTCATATACCTATTATTATTGTCGCCGGTGAGGGCTTCCTTGGGCGATGACTTGCCTGAATTCCAAACGTGTGTGAAAAAGTGCGATATTTTGACCTGCAATGGCATCTCAAAATACTCTGATGTCtcagagaaagagcttcTGCGTTGGAAGTCTCAACAGCAGAAATACCACATGTTCCAGGAACTGCCGCTCTCGTGGGACTTGCGACTCATCGGCTGGGACTGTTTTCCTAATTGCGACTACCAATGCCAGCGAATAGTCACCAAGGACCGTCAAAGCAAGAATCTCGAGGTCTACCAGTTTCATGGAAAATGGCCGTTTGTTCGTGTCTTCGGAATCCaggagtttttcagcaccatATTCAGCATTGGGAACTGGTTTCCTCACTATTGGGGAGCAAAGATGATATGGAACCAATGTGGGAAGGAGATGAGAGCAGGAAACACGCATTTCGTCAAGCTATACACGGCATACATGGTCGTAGCTGTCGTGGCGATGTGCGCTTGGTTTTTTTCTACATTGTTCCATCTGAGAGACACATGGAACCGAGAGCGACTGGACTATTTTTTTGCCGGAGCCACCGTGCTGTCTGGCTTCTACGCGATCGTCGTTCGTGTGTTCAAACTCTATCTTCCAAAAAACGATCTCAAACGCCAGGTTCTCGCAGCTGGCACGCTCCTTGCATACTTCCTCCATGTTGGTAGGCTTCTGAGTGACTGGTCGTACACTTACAACATGCAAGCTAACGTGGCCTGCGGACTACTTCAGAATGTGTTGTGGATTTACCATTCCATCAACTGTTTCAACAGATCCAGACGCTCTGTGTCGCTGAGAAGTGACCTCCTGAATAAAGAGATCAACTGGACGCTCACGCCGCTGGTTCTGGTTGTGAGCGTGAGTGCAGGCATgtcttttgagctctttgattTTCCGCCTCTCTTCGATCTTCTCGATGCACATGCTCTGTGGCATTTCGCCACTATTTGGCCAGCCCTGTACTGGTACTCCTATATGATCAAGGATGTGGAAGAGGGTCTGAAAGACAGGAAGTACGAATGA
- a CDS encoding Aconitate hydratase, mitochondrial: MLSVSSRTARSATKRISRSMATVSDITKDSKVPQNLLEKGNYINYKKQLEVLEIVKSRLNRPLTYAEKLLYAHLDDPHGQDIQRGVSYLKLRPDRVACQDATAQMAILQFMSAGMPSVATPTTVHCDHLIQAQKEGPADLARAISLNKEVYDFLASACAKYNIGFWKPGSGIIHQIVLENYAFPGELLIGTDSHTPNAGGLGQLAIGVGGADAVDVMAGLPWELKAPKIIGVKLTGKMSGWTSPKDIILKLAGITTVKGGTGSIVEYYGDGVDTFSCTGMATICNMGAEIGATTSVFPFNKSMVDYLNATGRSQIAEFAKIYQKDYLSADKGCEYDQVIEIDLNTLEPHVNGPFTPDLATPVSKMKEVAVANDWPLEVKVGLIGSCTNSSYEDMSRAASIIQDAESHGLKAKSIFTVTPGSEQVRATIARDGQLKVFHDFGGKVLANACGPCIGQWDRQDIKKGDKNTIVSSFNRNFTSRNDGNPATHAFVASPEMVVAYAIAGDLRFNPLTDKLKDANGNEFMLKPPVGVGLPPKGYDPGENTYQAPPEERSSVEVNISPTSDRLQKLQPFKPWDGKDAYRMPILIKSLGKTTTDHISMAGPWLKYRGHLENISQNYMIGAINAENGKANSVKNHYTGEYHGVPETAAYYRDHGIKWVVIGGENFGEGSSREHAALEPRFLGGFAIITKSFARIHETNLKKQGLLPLNFVEPEAYDRINPDDEIDLVGLTELAPGKHVTMVVHPKEGEAWSTPLSHTYNDEQIEWFKYGSALNKMGASRK; this comes from the coding sequence ATGTTGTCGGTTTCATCGAGAACAGCCAGATCGGCTACAAAACGCATTTCGCGTTCCATGGCTACTGTCTCTGACATCACCAAGGACTCCAAGGTGCCTCAGAACTTGTTGGAGAAGGGAAACTACATCAACTACAAGAAGCAATTGGAGGTCCTGGAGATTGTCAAAAGCAGACTCAACAGACCTTTGACGTACGCTGAGAAATTGCTTTACGCTCACTTGGATGACCCGCACGGACAGGACATCCAAAGAGGTGTCTCATACCTCAAACTCAGACCAGACAGAGTTGCTTGTCAGGATGCCACCGCCCAAATGGCCATCCTGCAATTCATGTCTGCTGGTATGCCATCGGTTGCCACCCCAACCACTGTGCACTGTGACCACTTGATTCAGGCCCAGAAGGAGGGTCCGGCTGACTTGGCTAGAGCCATCAGCCTGAACAAGGAAGTGTACGATTTCCTTGCATCTGCATGTGCCAAGTACAACAttggtttctggaaacCAGGTTCTGGTATCATCCACCAGATCGTTCTTGAGAACTACGCCTTCCCAGGTGAGTTGCTGATTGGTACCGACTCACACACCCCTAACGCTGGTGGTCTGGGTCAGTTGGCCATTGGTGTTGGTGGTGCTGACGCTGTCGATGTTATGGCCGGCTTGCCATGGGAGCTGAAGGCACCAAAAATCATCGGTGTCAAGCTTACCGGTAAGATGTCTGGATGGACTTCTCCTAAGGATATCATCTTGAAATTGGCTGGTATTACTACCGTCAAAGGTGGAACTGGTTCTATTGTCGAGTACTACGGTGACGGTGTTGACACGTTCTCTTGTACCGGTATGGCAACCATTTGTAACATGGGTGCCGAGATCGGTGCCACCACCTCCGTTTTCCCATTCAACAAGTCTATGGTTGACTATTTGAATGCCACCGGAAGATCTCAAATTGCTGAGTTCGCCAAGATCTACCAAAAGGACTACCTGTCTGCTGACAAGGGCTGTGAGTATGACCAGGTGATTGAGATCGATCTCAACACCCTGGAGCCACACGTCAACGGTCCATTTACTCCAGATCTCGCTACCCCAGTGTcgaagatgaaggaggTTGCCGTTGCCAACGACTGGCCATTGGAGGTCAAGGTTGGTCTGATCGGTTCTTGTACCAACTCCTCCTACGAAGACATGTCTAGAGCTGCCTCCATCATCCAGGATGCCGAGTCACACGGACTCAAGGCCAAGTCCATCTTCACTGTCACTCCAGGTTCCGAGCAAGTCAGAGCCACCATTGCAAGAGACGGTCAATTGAAGGTCTTCCACGACTTTGGTGGTAAGGTGTTGGCTAACGCCTGTGGTCCATGTATTGGTCAATGGGACAGACaagacatcaagaaggGTGACAAGAACACCATTGTGTCTTCCTTCAACAGAAACTTCACCTCCAGAAACGATGGTAACCCAGCTACCCACGCTTTCGTTGCTTCTCCAGAGATGGTTGTCGCCTACGCCATTGCTGGTGATTTGAGATTCAACCCATTGACTGATAAGTTGAAGGACGCTAACGGAAACGAGTTCATGCTGAAGCCACCTGTTGGTGTTGGTCTTCCACCAAAGGGATACGACCCTGGTGAAAACACCTACCAGGCTCCACCAGAGGAGAGATCTTCTGTTGAAGTCAACATTTCCCCAACTTCCGACAGATTGCAAAAGCTGCAGCCATTCAAGCCATGGGATGGCAAGGATGCTTACAGAATGCCAATTCTGATCAAGTCTCTCGGTAAGACCACCACTGACCACATCTCTATGGCAGGTCCTTGGTTGAAGTACCGTGGACACTTGGAAAACATTTCCCAAAACTACATGATTGGTGCTATCAACGCTGAGAACGGTAAGGCCAACTCTGTTAAGAACCACTACACTGGTGAGTACCACGGTGTTCCAGAGACCGCTGCCTACTACAGAGACCATGGTATCAAGTGGGTTGTTATTGGTGGCGAGAACTTTGGTGAGGGTTCTTCCAGAGAGCACGCTGCATTGGAGCCAAGATTCCTTGGTGGATTTGCTATCATCACCAAGTCCTTTGCTAGAATTCACGAGACCAACTTGAAGAAGCAAGGTCTTTTGCCATTGAACTTTGTGGAGCCAGAGGCTTACGACAGAATCAACCCAGATGATGAGATTGACCTTGTTGGACTGACCGAGTTGGCCCCAGGTAAGCACGTGACCATGGTTGTCCACCCTAAGGAAGGTGAGGCCTGGTCTACTCCATTGTCCCACACTTATAATGACGAGCAAATCGAGTGGTTCAAGTACGGTTCTGCTCTGAACAAAATGGgtgcttccagaaaatAA
- a CDS encoding Heat shock protein yields the protein MDQSQFTDRALNIVTTAQKLCQQNNHAQIVPLHFLAAMTPMSTDGEAIYLKTLIERGRFDWQAFERTVNKHLVRLPSVEGSNTEPSFSASAANIITNANKIKGQQKDSYIGQDHILLALLEDSTIKSILKEVNIKVDALKAQIQELRGNQRIDSRQADSSQQFEFLSKYAIDLTERALQGKIDPVIGREEEIRRTIRVLARRAKSNPCLIGDPGVGKTSIVEGVAQRIVDNDVPTVLQGCKLYSLDLGALKAGAKYQGEFEERLKGVLSDIEKSQAMVILFIDEIHMLMGDGKSDAANLLKPALARGDFHCIGATTVTEYRKYIEKDGAFERRFQRIDVREPTIQETVAILRGLQPRYEIHHGVRILDSALVTAAQLASRYLTYRKLPDSAVDLIDETAAGVAVARDSKPEELDSKERQLELIEVEISALERDQDADSSTKERLEAARQRKQNLEEELAPLREKYDQERAGHEELTAAKRKLDELEVKAQDAERRHDSQTIADLRMFAIPDVKRRIEELEAKVMEEEAKSEEFLVKNVVGSEQVAETAARLTGIPVSKLTQAENAKLITMEKELSSAVVGQGEAVKAVSNAIRLSRSGLANPHQPASFLFLGLSGSGKTELAKKLAGFLFSDERAMIRIDCSELMEKYSVSKLIGTTAGYIGYEEGGMLTNQLLRKPYSVVLFDEVEKAAPEVLNVLLQMLDDGRITAANGTLVNCSNCIVIMTSNLGAEYINASKGSKIDEETKNLVMSAVRAHFRPEFLNRISATVVFNRLSRHAIAKIVKLRLKEIENRFELNGKSLRLDVDDGALEYLCKKGYSPDLGARPLNRLIQNEILNHLAIMVLNGQVQDKEVVKITTNEKGIVVVPNHEVQDAMDIDDWTDDADDDSGYSTPDLD from the coding sequence ATGGATCAATCACAATTTACCGACAGAGCTTTAAACATTGTGACCACAGCTCAGAAGCTGTGTCAGCAAAACAACCATGCTCAAATAGTTCCTCTCCATTTCCTTGCTGCTATGACTCCTATGTCTACGGACGGGGAGGCCATATATCTGAAGACGTTAATAGAGAGAGGCCGTTTTGATTGGCAAGCTTTTGAGCGCACAGTCAACAAGCACTTGGTGAGACTGCCAAGTGTTGAAGGTAGTAATACCGAGCCTTCGTTCTCGGCATCTGCTGCCAACATTATTACGAACGCTAATAAAATTAAGGGCCAGCAAAAGGATTCCTACATTGGCCAGGACCACATTTTGCTGGCGTTGCTCGAGGATTCCACAATTAAGAGCATTTTGAAGGAGGTTAACATCAAAGTTGATGCCCTTAAAGCACAGATTCAGGAATTAAGAGGAAACCAGAGAATTGATTCCAGACAGGCCGACTCGTCGCAACAGTTCGAATTTTTGTCCAAGTACGCCATTGACCTAACCGAGAGAGCGCTACAGGGTAAAATTGACCCGGTCATTGGCAGAGAAGAGGAGATCAGACGGACGATCCGGGTGTTGGCCAGAAGAGCCAAGTCGAACCCATGTCTGATTGGTGACCCTGGTGTTGGTAAGACGAGTATAGTTGAAGGAGTTGCGCAGAGAATAGTCGACAACGACGTTCCAACTGTTTTGCAGGGTTGCAAGCTGTACTCGCTTGACTTGGGTGCTTTGAAAGCCGGAGCAAAATACCAGGGTGAATTTGAAGAGAGACTCAAGGGAGTTCTGAGCGACATTGAAAAGTCCCAGGCCATGGTCATCCTGttcatcgacgagatccacATGTTGATGGGCGACGGAAAGTCTGATGCTGCCAACCTGCTGAAGCCAGCTCTGGCCAGAGGCGACTTCCACTGTATTGGTGCCACGACTGTCACTGAGTACCGCAAATACATTGAGAAGGATGGTGCTTTCGAGAGACGGTTCCAAAGAATTGACGTGAGAGAGCCTACAATCCAAGAAACAGTCGCTATCTTGAGAGGTTTGCAGCCAAGATACGAAATCCACCATGGTGTGCGTATTTTGGACAGTGCTTTGGTGACCGCTGCTCAGCTCGCTTCCAGATACCTCACCTACAGAAAATTACCAGACTCTGCTGTCGACTTAATTGATGAGACGGCAGCCGGCGTTGCAGTTGCCAGAGACTCGAAGCcggaggagctggattcGAAAGAGAGACAGTTGGAGTTGATTGAGGTTGAAATCAGCGCTCTGGAGAGAGACCAGGATGCCGACAGCTCTACAAAGGAAAGACTGGAAGCTGCCAGACAGCGCAAGCAAAACctcgaggaggagcttgcACCACTTAGAGAGAAGTACGACCAGGAGCGCGCGGGCCACGAGGAACTGACTGCTGCCAAGCggaagctggacgagctggaggtcAAGGCCCAGGACGCCGAGAGACGGCACGACTCGCAGACCATTGCCGATCTGAGAATGTTTGCCATTCCAGACGTGAAGAGACGGATtgaggagctcgaggccaaggtgatggaggaagaggccaAGAGCGAGGAGTTCCTGGTGAAGAACGTTGTTGGCTCCGAGCAGGTTGCCGAAACCGCTGCTCGGCTGACGGGCATTCCAGTCAGTAAGCTTACGCAGGCCGAGAACGCCAAGCTCATCACGATGGAGAAGGAACTCTCTTCTGCCGTGGTCGGCCAGGGCGAGGCCGTCAAGGCCGTGTCAAACGCTATCAGACTGTCACGGTCTGGTCTGGCCAACCCTCACCAGCCAGCCTCATTCCTGTTCCTTGGTCTTTCTGGATCGGGTAAGaccgagctggccaagaaactAGCAGGATTCCTATTTTCAGACGAAAGGGCCATGATCCGGATCGATTGCTCCGAGCTGATGGAGAAATACTCCGTTTCCAAGCTTATTGGTACCACTGCCGGATATATTGGCTACGAGGAGGGTGGTATGCTCACCAACCAGCTTCTGAGAAAACCATACTCGGTGGTGCTTTTCGATGAGGTTGAAAAGGCCGCTCCTGAGGTGCTGAACGTGCTTCTGCAGATGCTCGACGACGGCAGAATCACGGCTGCCAACGGCACTCTCGTCAACTGCTCGAACTGTATCGTGATCATGACGTCGAACCTTGGTGCTGAATATATCAACGCCTCGAAGGGAAGCaagattgacgaggagaccAAGAACCTGGTGATGTCTGCTGTGCGCGCTCACTTCAGACCAGAGTTCCTGAACAGAATCTCTGCCACAGTGGTGTTCAACAGACTCTCGAGACACGCCATTGCCAAGATTGTCAAGCTGAGATTGAAGGAAATTGAGAACAGGTTCGAGCTTAACGGCAAGTCGCTGAGATTGGATGTGGACGACGGCGCCCTGGAGTACCTGTGCAAGAAGGGCTATTCGCCAGATCTGGGTGCTAGACCTCTGAACAGACTCATCCAGAACGAAATTCTGAACCATCTCGCCATCATGGTGCTTAACGGACAGGTTCAGGACaaggaggtggtgaagatcACCACGAACGAGAAGGGCATTGTTGTGGTGCCTAACCACGAGGTCCAGGACGCGATGGACATCGACGACTGGACGGACGACGCTGATGACGACTCTGGATACAGCACTCCAGATTTGGACTGA